A region of Pseudomonas sp. Marseille-Q3773 DNA encodes the following proteins:
- a CDS encoding GlxA family transcriptional regulator, with protein MPQIIHFLLLPGFSAIGFISALEPLRVANRFKGPSYSWQVLSLDGGAVQASNGMSVNADAALAAAEPGGVLLIVAGFDPLACYGPALQHALRRLDRDGVILGGIDTGAVVLAEAGLLDGHRATVHWEALEAFKENYPNLQATQELFEIDRRRITCAGGTASIDLMLDLIAQAHGSELAVQVSEQFVLGRIRQRQDHQRMQIASRYGISNKKLVKVIGEMERNTEQPLKTQVLADAVQVTRRQLERLFRLHLDDTPSGFYLRLRLDKARQLLRQTDMSVLEVAVACGFESASYFTRCYRARYQRCPREDRLARAV; from the coding sequence ATGCCGCAAATCATCCATTTCCTGCTGTTGCCCGGTTTCTCGGCGATTGGCTTCATCAGCGCCCTGGAGCCGCTGCGGGTGGCGAACCGTTTCAAAGGCCCGTCGTACAGCTGGCAGGTGCTGAGCCTGGATGGCGGCGCGGTGCAGGCCAGCAACGGCATGTCGGTGAATGCCGATGCAGCGCTGGCGGCGGCTGAACCTGGCGGTGTCCTGCTGATCGTTGCCGGTTTCGACCCCCTGGCCTGCTACGGGCCGGCCTTGCAACACGCGCTGCGCCGGCTCGACCGCGACGGGGTGATTCTGGGCGGCATCGACACCGGTGCGGTGGTGCTGGCCGAGGCCGGCCTGCTGGATGGCCACCGCGCTACCGTGCATTGGGAGGCGCTCGAAGCGTTCAAGGAGAACTACCCGAACCTGCAGGCGACCCAGGAGCTGTTCGAGATCGACCGGCGGCGCATCACCTGCGCCGGTGGTACCGCCTCGATCGACCTGATGCTCGACCTGATTGCACAGGCCCACGGCAGCGAACTGGCGGTGCAGGTCTCGGAGCAGTTCGTGCTCGGGCGTATCCGCCAGCGCCAGGACCATCAGCGCATGCAGATCGCCAGCCGCTACGGCATCAGCAACAAGAAGCTGGTGAAGGTGATTGGCGAAATGGAGCGCAACACCGAGCAGCCGCTCAAAACCCAGGTGCTGGCCGATGCGGTGCAGGTGACCCGGCGGCAGCTGGAGCGCCTGTTTCGCCTGCACCTGGACGACACGCCCAGCGGTTTCTACCTGCGCCTGCGGCTGGACAAGGCTCGGCAGCTGTTACGCCAGACCGACATGAGCGTGCTCGAAGTGGCGGTGGCATGCGGGTTCGAATCAGCTTCGTACTTTACCCGCTGCTATCGGGCGCGCTATCAGCGCTGCCCGCGGGAGGACCGCCTGGCCCGGGCGGTCTGA
- a CDS encoding lysozyme inhibitor LprI family protein, whose translation MKSMAWLVLLAVVSGAQAGEEESTPCDNVETDQQTYACAAFNKQTAERELKAAYDDLIQRIRDQYADEGDQASALVTRMDAAEKLWTQLRDADCKVETFAEKPGSKAFQAAWDTCVAQRSDDRSEYLQSIGQQ comes from the coding sequence ATGAAATCAATGGCATGGCTGGTACTGCTGGCTGTCGTGTCGGGCGCCCAGGCCGGCGAGGAAGAAAGCACCCCGTGCGACAACGTCGAGACCGACCAGCAGACCTACGCCTGCGCTGCATTCAACAAGCAGACTGCCGAACGCGAGCTGAAAGCGGCCTATGACGACCTGATCCAGCGCATCCGTGACCAATATGCCGACGAAGGCGACCAGGCGAGCGCACTGGTCACGCGCATGGACGCTGCCGAAAAACTGTGGACGCAGCTGCGTGATGCCGACTGCAAGGTCGAGACCTTTGCCGAGAAGCCCGGCAGCAAGGCATTCCAGGCGGCCTGGGATACCTGCGTGGCGCAGCGCAGTGATGACCGTTCGGAGTATCTGCAGTCGATCGGCCAGCAGTAG